The Dehalococcoides mccartyi CG5 genome contains the following window.
AGGTATGACCACAATGGCAGATCTTTCAGCTTCATTCAGGATAACCTTGGTCACCTGGGCAGGGCTGAGTGAATTGGCAATAAAAGAAGCTATTTCGCTACTCCATGCAACCACATCTATCTTTTCGCCGTTTAACTCGCTGACAATATTCTGGATACGAATACCACGTAAACCCACACAACAACCCACCGGGTCAATTCCGGGTTGAAGGGCACCTACAGCCACTTTAGAGCGTGAGCCTGCCTCGCGGGCAACAGCCTTTATCTCTACCAGCTGATTAAAAACTTCAGGAACTTCCATTTCAAATAAACGGCGTACCAGACCGGGATGAGAACGTGAGACAATAACTGAAGGCCCTTTGGCTGTTTTTGCCACGTCCACCACGTAAACCTTTATCCTCTGTCCGGCACGATACCTTTCGCCATAGGCCTGTTCATTAGCAGGCATTATAGCCTCTACTCGGCCGATATCCACCGTAATTTGTTTGGGTTCTATACGCTGTACCACACCAACCAGAGTATCTCCCGCCTTGGAGGCATATTCATCAAAAATAGCGGTGTTTTCAGCCTCATGCAGACGCTGGAGAATAACCTGTTTGGCTGTTTGGGCGGCAATGCGCCCGGCATCAGCCGGAGTATCTTCAACCATCATCAAGTCACCTATCTTGGCGTCAGCTTTGAGCCTTTTGGCCTCAAGCAAACGCATTTCCTGGCGGCTATCTATCACTTTTTCAACTACTTGCTTTTCGGCCATGACTTTTACTTTGCCGGTAAGCTGGTCTATCTTCACCGTGATATTCTGGTTTGGAGCAAAGCTCTCTTTACGATAAGCCGATACCAATGCCGACTCAACGGTAGCAAGTACTACTTCTTTTGGCAGATTCTTTTCTGCCGAGAGCTGGGTGATAGCGAGCAAAAAGTCGCTTTTCATCTCGGTTCTGTATCCTCCTCAGTTTATCCCGATACAACAAAAAAGTGGGTTTGAACCCACCTCAACAACGCGATTTAGCTTTTGCAGTAGTATAACACAAACCCTATATATTGGCAACATACAAGGCCTTAAAACCAGTTAAATATATCCCGTTGACACCCTTTAGGCTTGCCTGTAACATTAACTATTATGCTCGCAAAAGTATCAAGTTGCGCTCTTATAGGACTGGAAGGCACTATTGTTGAGGTAGAAGCCGATATCTCTGCCGGATTGCCCTCATTTACCATTGTAGGGCTGCCGGATACCGCTATTCAGGAAGCCCGCGAGCGGGTAAGGGTTGCTATACGAAACTCCGGATTCACTTTTCCTGTTAAACGTATTGTAGCCAATCTGGCACCGGCTGATTTTAAAAAAGCCGGCCCTGCTTATGACCTTTCCATAGCTTTAGCGATTCTTATAAGTTCCGAACAGCTAAAGGCTGATACCAGTCAGACACTTTTTCTGGGAGAACTTTCCCTGGATGGTAGTCTTCGCCATACCAGCGGCATTTTGCCTATGGTCGCTTTGGCTTACCAGAAAGGTTACACCAATATCATTGTGCCCGCTTGTGATGCCCGCGAAGCCTCACTGGTAGAGGGTGCCAGTATATTGCCTTTTACAACCCTGAAGGAAATAACGGAATACCTTCAGGGTGACCGTGCTGCCCCCAAGCTAAGCGAATTTAAAGAAGAATTAAAAGGTACCCCCCCTGCGAATTATGTGGATTTAGCATATATAAAAGGGCAGGAGAATGTAAAACGGGCGCTGGAAGTAGCCGCTGCCGGCGGACACAATATGGTAATGACCGGCCCTCCCGGAAGCGGGAAAACAATGCTGGCACGGGCTTTGGTCTCTATTCTCCCCACTATGACCAGTGCTGAAGCTTTGGAGGTTACCAAGCTATACAGTATTGCCGGTCTGTTACCGCCAAATATTTCGCTTATACATAGCCGCCCTTTACGCGCCCCACATTACACTATTTCCTCTGCCGGGCTGGTAGGTGGAGGCACTTTTCCTAAACCGGGAGAAATCAGCTTAAGCCACCGCGGTGTCCTTTTTCTGGATGAATTGCCGGAATTCGGTCACAGCCTGCTGGAACTTCTGCGTCAGCCGCTTGAAGATAAAACCGTAACTATAAGCCGGGCACAGGGCAGCGTCAGCTTTCCGGCTAACTTTATGCTAGTAGGTGCTATGAATCCCTGCCCTTGCGGATTTTATGGTGACAATGTTAAACGGTGTACCTGCCCGCCGGGTTTGGTAACGCGTTATCAAAGGCGAATAAGCGGCCCGTTTTTAGACAGGGTAGATATAGTCATAGATGTGCCCCGCATAGAATACGAAAAACTTTCCAGTGACCGGCTTGGGGAATCATCAGAAATCGTCAGCCGAAGGGTGGAAAATTGCCGCAATATCCAGCTGGAACGTTTTGCCAAGTACAAAATATTGTCTAACGCGGAGATGACACCGGCAGAAATACGTCAGTTTTGCACTATGGAAGATACCGCCCAGAATT
Protein-coding sequences here:
- the nusA gene encoding transcription termination factor NusA, with the translated sequence MKSDFLLAITQLSAEKNLPKEVVLATVESALVSAYRKESFAPNQNITVKIDQLTGKVKVMAEKQVVEKVIDSRQEMRLLEAKRLKADAKIGDLMMVEDTPADAGRIAAQTAKQVILQRLHEAENTAIFDEYASKAGDTLVGVVQRIEPKQITVDIGRVEAIMPANEQAYGERYRAGQRIKVYVVDVAKTAKGPSVIVSRSHPGLVRRLFEMEVPEVFNQLVEIKAVAREAGSRSKVAVGALQPGIDPVGCCVGLRGIRIQNIVSELNGEKIDVVAWSSEIASFIANSLSPAQVTKVILNEAERSAIVVIPDRQLSLGIGKEGQNVRLAVKLTGWRIDIKSASDEDVERAEVAARQQEEISKSKITEKVVEKQPVIAAVSKTETVPVEKVLPADTIIEPVAKETPAKAESVPEEQGVVVPLNVLDKAAGGDSVKLRFAEDLLPRREVVIDDKNKSKNKKKTVKGKDTAEDGIKLKGKKRRNVTEYESEEIDF
- a CDS encoding YifB family Mg chelatase-like AAA ATPase, giving the protein MLAKVSSCALIGLEGTIVEVEADISAGLPSFTIVGLPDTAIQEARERVRVAIRNSGFTFPVKRIVANLAPADFKKAGPAYDLSIALAILISSEQLKADTSQTLFLGELSLDGSLRHTSGILPMVALAYQKGYTNIIVPACDAREASLVEGASILPFTTLKEITEYLQGDRAAPKLSEFKEELKGTPPANYVDLAYIKGQENVKRALEVAAAGGHNMVMTGPPGSGKTMLARALVSILPTMTSAEALEVTKLYSIAGLLPPNISLIHSRPLRAPHYTISSAGLVGGGTFPKPGEISLSHRGVLFLDELPEFGHSLLELLRQPLEDKTVTISRAQGSVSFPANFMLVGAMNPCPCGFYGDNVKRCTCPPGLVTRYQRRISGPFLDRVDIVIDVPRIEYEKLSSDRLGESSEIVSRRVENCRNIQLERFAKYKILSNAEMTPAEIRQFCTMEDTAQNLLRSATKQLFLSARAYHRILKLSRTIADLENNDIIKAHHLAEAIQYRPRWQV